A stretch of Armatimonadota bacterium DNA encodes these proteins:
- the mutS gene encoding DNA mismatch repair protein MutS has translation MTTDLTPMMRQYHELKARHPGTLLLFRLGDFYELFYEDAEVAARVLEITLTSREVGKGRRVPMCGVPYHAVTGYLARLVERGYRVALCDQVEDPRKARGLVRREVTRIITPGTVIEEALLPPRAGVYLAALARIEGRWGLAWADLSTGEFAAAEAGQGDLPALLEEVERIGARELLLAPEERNAVEGRLHSGNRGTPVHVTEVEGWRWEAGRAERALREHFRVHGLEGFGLAGLPAAVSAAGTLLQYLQETQRSPLAHLQGVRVLALDRYLALDAGTRRNLEVLANLRDGSSRHTLLGVLDRTVTAMGARLLRAWLTRPLRDQEAIRERHDAVADLVAHPARREALRQALRPIADLERLVGRIGHGSATPRDLVALRASLERLGPVREALGAATAPLLQALAAQVDLHPEVTDLIRRAIVDDPPGAPRETGIIRDGYDAELDALRTAARDGKAWIAGLEAAERARTGIRSLRVGFNKVFGYYLEVSRPSLHLVPPDYIRKQTLTQAERFITAEMKEREAQILGAEERMADLEARLLDGVRRQVAAHAPALQATAAALAQADVLAAFAEVAATRSYVRPEMTEAPVLRVRAGRHPVVEEALPAGAFVPNDLELDVEERAVLIVTGPNMAGKSVYCRQAALLVVMAQAGAFVPAERAVIGLADRVFARVGASDDTAMGRSTFLVEMQETAAILHGATRRSLIVLDEVGRGTSTYDGMSLAWAVVEYLHDVVGARTLFATHFHELTELAALLPRVHNVNVLVQEEGEEVVFLHRVVPGAADRSYGIHVARLAGIPQPVIAQARRVLAHLEAASVGPAADTFLPPLPGRARGALQIPLPLQVPSPVEEELLSLAVETLSPLEALNKLSELRERARAAREGQGRAGPAGRAGHADQGRAEGRARRVQ, from the coding sequence ATGACCACGGACCTCACCCCGATGATGCGCCAGTACCACGAGCTGAAGGCGCGTCACCCCGGGACGCTCCTCCTCTTCCGGCTCGGCGACTTCTACGAGCTCTTCTACGAGGACGCGGAGGTCGCCGCCCGCGTGCTGGAGATCACCCTCACCTCGCGGGAGGTGGGCAAGGGGCGCCGGGTGCCGATGTGCGGCGTGCCCTACCACGCCGTCACCGGCTACCTCGCCCGCCTGGTGGAGCGCGGCTACCGGGTGGCGCTGTGCGACCAGGTCGAGGACCCGCGCAAGGCGCGCGGCCTGGTGCGCCGGGAGGTCACCCGCATCATCACGCCCGGGACGGTCATCGAGGAGGCCCTCCTGCCCCCGCGGGCCGGCGTCTACCTGGCCGCGCTGGCGCGGATAGAGGGGCGATGGGGGCTGGCCTGGGCCGACCTCTCCACCGGCGAGTTCGCCGCGGCGGAAGCCGGCCAGGGCGACCTGCCGGCGCTGCTCGAGGAGGTGGAGCGGATCGGCGCGCGGGAGCTCCTCCTGGCCCCCGAAGAGCGCAACGCGGTGGAGGGCCGCCTCCACAGCGGCAACCGCGGCACCCCCGTGCACGTCACCGAGGTCGAAGGGTGGCGCTGGGAAGCCGGACGGGCGGAGCGGGCGCTGCGCGAGCACTTCCGGGTGCACGGCCTGGAGGGGTTCGGGCTGGCCGGGCTCCCCGCGGCAGTCAGCGCAGCCGGCACGCTGCTGCAGTACCTGCAGGAGACGCAGCGCAGCCCGCTGGCGCACCTGCAGGGGGTGCGCGTGCTGGCGCTCGACCGCTACCTGGCGCTCGACGCCGGCACCCGCCGCAACCTGGAGGTCCTGGCCAACCTGCGGGACGGCTCCTCGCGCCACACGCTGCTGGGGGTCCTCGACCGCACCGTCACGGCCATGGGCGCGCGGCTCCTGCGCGCCTGGCTCACGCGGCCGCTGCGGGACCAGGAGGCGATCCGCGAGCGCCACGACGCGGTGGCCGACCTGGTGGCCCACCCGGCCCGACGCGAGGCCCTGCGCCAGGCATTGCGCCCGATCGCCGACCTGGAGCGCCTGGTGGGCCGCATCGGCCACGGCTCCGCCACCCCGCGGGACCTCGTGGCGCTGCGCGCCTCCCTCGAGCGCCTGGGCCCGGTGCGGGAGGCGCTCGGCGCCGCGACGGCACCGCTCCTGCAGGCGCTGGCCGCGCAGGTGGACCTCCACCCGGAGGTCACCGACCTGATCCGCCGCGCCATCGTCGACGACCCGCCGGGGGCGCCGCGCGAGACGGGGATCATCCGCGACGGGTACGACGCCGAGCTGGACGCCCTGCGGACGGCGGCCCGCGACGGCAAGGCGTGGATCGCCGGCCTGGAAGCGGCGGAGCGGGCGCGCACGGGGATCCGCTCCCTGCGCGTGGGGTTCAACAAGGTCTTCGGCTACTACCTGGAGGTGAGCCGCCCGAGCCTCCACCTGGTCCCGCCCGACTACATCCGCAAGCAGACGCTCACCCAGGCGGAGCGCTTCATCACCGCCGAGATGAAGGAGCGCGAGGCGCAGATCCTGGGGGCCGAAGAGCGCATGGCCGATCTGGAGGCGCGGCTGCTCGACGGGGTGCGCCGGCAGGTGGCCGCCCACGCGCCCGCGCTGCAGGCCACCGCGGCCGCGCTGGCCCAGGCCGACGTGCTGGCGGCCTTCGCCGAGGTGGCGGCGACGCGCAGCTACGTCCGGCCGGAGATGACCGAGGCGCCGGTGCTCCGGGTGCGGGCGGGGCGCCACCCGGTGGTGGAGGAGGCCCTGCCGGCGGGAGCCTTCGTCCCCAACGACCTGGAGCTGGACGTGGAGGAGCGGGCCGTCCTCATCGTCACCGGGCCCAACATGGCCGGGAAGAGCGTCTACTGCCGCCAGGCGGCCCTGCTCGTCGTCATGGCCCAGGCGGGGGCGTTCGTCCCGGCCGAGCGCGCCGTCATCGGGCTGGCCGACCGGGTCTTCGCCCGGGTCGGGGCGAGCGACGACACGGCCATGGGGCGCAGTACCTTCCTGGTGGAGATGCAGGAGACCGCCGCCATCCTCCACGGGGCGACGCGCCGCAGCCTGATCGTCCTCGACGAGGTCGGGCGCGGGACCAGCACCTACGACGGGATGAGCCTGGCCTGGGCGGTGGTCGAGTACCTGCACGACGTCGTCGGCGCGCGGACGCTCTTCGCCACCCACTTCCACGAGCTGACCGAGCTGGCCGCGCTCCTGCCGCGCGTGCACAACGTGAACGTGCTGGTGCAGGAGGAGGGGGAGGAGGTGGTCTTCCTGCACCGGGTGGTCCCCGGCGCGGCCGACCGCTCCTACGGCATCCACGTGGCCCGCCTGGCCGGGATCCCCCAGCCGGTGATCGCCCAGGCCCGCCGCGTCCTCGCCCACCTGGAGGCGGCCTCGGTGGGCCCGGCCGCCGACACCTTCCTGCCGCCGCTGCCCGGCCGCGCCCGCGGCGCCCTGCAGATCCCCCTGCCGCTGCAGGTCCCCTCCCCGGTGGAGGAGGAGCTGCTCAGCCTGGCCGTGGAGACGCTCTCGCCGCTGGAGGCGCTCAACAAACTCTCCGAACTGCGCGAACGGGCCCGCGCCGCCCGGGAGGGCCAGGGGCGGGCGGGTCCTGCGGGGCGTGCCGGTCATGCGGATCAGGGGCGGGCCGAGGGGCGGGCCCGGCGCGTGCAATAG